From Microcystis aeruginosa NIES-2549, a single genomic window includes:
- a CDS encoding DUF3153 domain-containing protein produces the protein MNQPTTEKIGKTRFILPFLCGIFLFLTGCVRYDVGINFPHQHHGEIIQHITLGQRLTSLSQTEATKWLNSIEQRAKLLKGKTAPISEREIIVTIPFSNSQELEEKFNQFFDPSSSFKIKNSANTDDIKLLQLDSKLAVTEQDWFFLTQKNLKLTVDLRALGVLSEQGNIIISPGSLVDIDFALKTPLAGQNIEDDSGLNPPVEQVDNQLIWHLKPGEINTIAAAFWVPNYLGIGTIIIVLLTSFAYYLKYKRLPGVSPST, from the coding sequence ATGAATCAACCAACCACCGAAAAAATCGGGAAAACCCGCTTTATTCTGCCCTTTTTATGCGGTATTTTTCTCTTTTTAACTGGCTGTGTCCGTTACGATGTGGGCATTAATTTTCCCCACCAACACCACGGGGAAATTATTCAACATATCACCCTCGGACAACGCTTAACCAGTCTCAGTCAAACCGAAGCCACTAAATGGTTAAATAGTATCGAACAGAGGGCAAAATTACTTAAGGGGAAAACCGCTCCTATTTCCGAACGAGAAATAATCGTGACTATTCCCTTTAGTAATAGTCAGGAATTAGAGGAAAAATTCAATCAATTTTTTGATCCTAGTTCTTCCTTTAAAATCAAAAATTCTGCTAATACCGATGATATAAAGTTACTGCAACTAGATTCAAAACTGGCAGTTACAGAACAAGATTGGTTCTTTTTGACCCAGAAAAACTTAAAATTAACCGTTGATCTGCGGGCTTTAGGTGTACTTTCCGAACAGGGAAATATTATCATTAGTCCCGGTTCTTTAGTCGATATCGACTTCGCTTTAAAGACTCCCTTAGCTGGTCAAAATATTGAAGATGACTCAGGATTAAATCCCCCAGTAGAACAAGTTGATAATCAGTTAATTTGGCATTTAAAACCGGGAGAAATTAACACCATTGCGGCGGCTTTTTGGGTTCCTAACTATTTAGGTATCGGCACAATAATTATTGTTTTATTAACAAGTTTTGCCTATTACTTGAAATATAAACGCTTGCCCGGTGTATCCCCATCGACTTAA
- a CDS encoding DUF4377 domain-containing protein, whose amino-acid sequence MNAKKTVIFLTIALSCALAGKAAIANTSPLEGTRWKLRGWTAGSLVKETEITAAFQKNILSGSAGCNQYNTGYQVNDDTLKVNQAIATTKKACPEPQMKQENQYLAALQGVEQFQVTAKGDLQLFYRTPEGLGILTFTPAPTTTRTERTIYINSRKQPCSQGTTKDCLQMREKPEENWRLFANSIEGFDYKPGFLYQIKVSVETVSNPANNQSSETWKLLEVISQTPEKETPRAWFDRPLTNWNKAKASIPKSPVKTVIDNQCREQVRPAITANDQALNKAGWLLYGAVQTYGKTSVISAMSGVDGMCRPMGYQDFVFVDGKFAGTLSPRPMDSRADGASQRIVLQNSDRIIVVFNRYKDTDPLCCPSQLSRVIYQIETVSGLPVVVPKEAETEAVRN is encoded by the coding sequence TTGAACGCCAAAAAAACGGTAATTTTCTTGACAATTGCCCTCAGTTGTGCTTTAGCGGGGAAAGCGGCGATCGCTAATACTTCCCCTTTGGAGGGGACTCGATGGAAACTAAGGGGGTGGACAGCCGGAAGTTTGGTGAAAGAAACGGAAATTACTGCCGCTTTCCAGAAAAATATCCTCAGTGGTTCGGCTGGATGCAACCAGTATAATACCGGCTATCAAGTCAATGATGACACGCTCAAGGTTAACCAAGCGATCGCTACTACGAAAAAAGCTTGTCCAGAACCGCAGATGAAACAAGAAAATCAATATCTGGCCGCCCTGCAAGGAGTGGAACAATTCCAAGTGACAGCTAAAGGCGATTTACAATTATTTTATCGTACTCCCGAAGGTTTAGGAATACTCACTTTTACCCCCGCACCGACCACCACGCGCACGGAAAGGACAATTTATATCAATTCTCGGAAACAACCCTGCAGCCAAGGCACAACCAAAGACTGTTTACAGATGCGAGAAAAACCAGAGGAAAACTGGAGATTGTTCGCCAATAGTATCGAGGGATTTGATTATAAACCAGGATTTTTATATCAAATTAAAGTTAGTGTTGAAACCGTCTCCAATCCAGCTAATAATCAAAGTTCGGAGACATGGAAGCTATTAGAAGTTATTAGCCAAACCCCAGAAAAAGAGACTCCGCGAGCTTGGTTTGATCGACCGTTAACTAATTGGAATAAAGCCAAGGCATCTATCCCCAAATCTCCCGTTAAAACCGTGATCGATAACCAGTGTCGTGAACAGGTTCGGCCGGCAATTACTGCCAATGATCAAGCACTTAATAAAGCAGGATGGTTACTCTACGGGGCCGTGCAAACCTATGGCAAAACTAGCGTTATTTCGGCCATGAGTGGAGTGGATGGAATGTGCCGACCGATGGGTTATCAAGACTTTGTTTTTGTTGATGGTAAATTTGCTGGCACTCTTTCCCCGCGACCGATGGATTCTCGCGCTGATGGGGCATCTCAGAGAATTGTTTTACAAAATAGCGATCGAATTATTGTAGTTTTTAATCGCTATAAAGACACGGATCCTCTCTGTTGTCCCTCCCAATTAAGTCGCGTTATTTATCAAATTGAAACGGTCAGCGGATTGCCAGTGGTTGTTCCCAAAGAAGCGGAAACAGAAGCTGTGAGAAATTAG
- a CDS encoding pyridoxine 5'-phosphate synthase: MLTLGVNIDHVATIRQARRTVEPDPVAAAVLAEIGGADGITVHLREDRRHIQDRDVRLLRQTVRTHLNLEMAPTEEMIAIALDIKPDYVTLVPEKRQEVTTEGGIDMLGNFDRFCRVVERLQSANIPVSWFIDADFAQIQAAANTGAKFIELHTGQYADAQQESDRQAELTILKEGCEYASSLGLRVNAGHGLTYWNVYAVACLPNMEELNIGHTIISRAVLVGLERAVREMKLAMRGEL, encoded by the coding sequence TTGCTGACTTTGGGTGTCAATATCGACCATGTGGCCACAATTCGCCAAGCTCGCCGCACCGTGGAACCAGATCCCGTGGCGGCGGCCGTTTTGGCCGAAATCGGCGGCGCTGATGGCATTACCGTTCACTTGCGCGAGGATCGTCGTCATATCCAAGACCGCGATGTGCGGCTCCTCCGGCAAACGGTGCGGACTCATCTGAATCTGGAAATGGCCCCGACGGAGGAAATGATCGCCATTGCTCTCGATATTAAACCCGATTATGTCACCCTTGTCCCCGAAAAGCGCCAGGAAGTGACCACGGAAGGGGGGATCGATATGCTGGGCAATTTTGACCGTTTTTGTCGGGTTGTAGAGCGCCTGCAATCGGCTAATATCCCCGTTAGTTGGTTTATTGATGCCGATTTTGCCCAAATTCAAGCGGCCGCTAACACGGGGGCGAAATTTATCGAACTCCACACCGGTCAATACGCCGACGCACAACAGGAGAGCGATCGTCAAGCGGAGTTAACAATTCTTAAAGAAGGTTGTGAATACGCTTCCTCTCTCGGTTTGCGGGTGAATGCCGGTCACGGTTTGACCTATTGGAATGTTTATGCCGTCGCCTGTTTGCCCAATATGGAAGAATTGAACATTGGTCACACAATTATCAGTCGTGCGGTTTTGGTCGGGTTAGAACGGGCTGTTAGGGAAATGAAATTGGCTATGCGTGGGGAATTGTAA
- a CDS encoding NADH-quinone oxidoreductase subunit K, which translates to MTIPLLELFVFATVLCGFLGTFLKKNLIMKIIAMDVMSTGVIAYYVVISSRDGLFTPILSTVKQQDYADPVPQAVILTAIVIGFSIQALMLVGVMKLAKDNPTLDSSEIEKNNTP; encoded by the coding sequence GTGACGATTCCCCTCCTAGAGTTGTTTGTATTCGCCACCGTTTTGTGCGGATTTTTAGGAACATTCCTGAAAAAAAACTTAATCATGAAGATTATCGCCATGGATGTCATGAGTACGGGCGTTATCGCCTACTATGTGGTGATTTCTTCCCGTGACGGTTTATTTACTCCCATCCTCAGTACAGTTAAACAGCAAGATTACGCCGATCCTGTACCTCAAGCAGTGATTTTAACAGCGATCGTCATCGGTTTTTCGATTCAGGCGTTAATGCTGGTGGGAGTGATGAAATTAGCCAAAGATAACCCCACCCTCGACAGCAGCGAGATAGAAAAAAATAACACACCATGA
- a CDS encoding ribonuclease R family protein, whose protein sequence is MDFSIATLLSHLSDDKLATGKILEKKLGCEDDPESCEKLQVILDALERLGMVVKERGRYRRVIEENIVEAKLRCSSKEFCFAIQDIEDADDIYVSKNHLSNAWNGDRVLVKIIREGTRRRSPEGEVRLILERANPSLLAQVKQENEQFVAVPLDDRLKFTLNLLENGQNLLENIDHLVHVSVLRYPLGEMPPIGKVTRILGSTAEAAADTDIVSCKHDLPHNFPPEALEIADNLADFFDSGEKEQLRDLTQLFTFTIEDDTPLDYPPIIENAFSLEKINQNRWRVAIHISDVVRYIERGGLLDKVAKKRGTAVYLGEKVLPLVPAAVTSRCSLSPQEQRPAISILVTLDDKGDLMEYEITRSLIQVDQHFTYQQVRDLLSEEDSEAAPTDTVETLKDLFFSVCPTLKSQRLQRGSFDIQLDKISPYKDEGRGGTVLASNNLPARSLLTEVAILAGKVVAEHLQALHLPCIYCGQSEPDWDELEDLLKLANNLGAELNLTAEEEIKPNDYQNLTRTFSASSSVKVLNYLLQETLKLVRYSSHPLPHFGLAYPSNYTHCLSPLQRYADLWVQRVLKLLLTEGKDRRSKIVKVGVNLGSNSCHGQINWNILPSQIQEELEEESHLIVSHLNDRSKIAEDAEKDLEGLKKAEKMKERMGQVFRGLITGVQSYGFFVEISDLLVEGLVHVSSLKDDWYEYRARHSCLVGRKNRVAYRLGDEVEVEVKDVDYYRQQIDLVTVSGGSSASYDDLEED, encoded by the coding sequence ATGGACTTCTCGATCGCCACACTCCTCTCTCATCTTAGTGATGATAAATTAGCTACGGGTAAAATTCTCGAAAAAAAACTAGGCTGCGAAGACGATCCCGAAAGCTGCGAAAAATTGCAAGTGATTCTCGATGCTTTGGAACGTCTGGGAATGGTTGTCAAAGAACGCGGGCGCTATCGTCGCGTGATCGAGGAAAATATCGTAGAAGCAAAGCTGCGCTGTTCCAGTAAAGAATTTTGCTTTGCTATCCAAGATATCGAAGATGCTGATGACATCTACGTCTCGAAAAATCATCTCAGTAACGCTTGGAATGGCGATCGAGTTTTAGTCAAAATCATCCGCGAGGGGACCCGTCGTCGTTCCCCGGAAGGAGAGGTGAGATTAATTCTCGAACGAGCTAATCCTTCGCTTCTAGCGCAAGTAAAACAGGAAAATGAGCAGTTTGTGGCGGTTCCCCTCGATGATCGTCTGAAATTTACCCTTAATCTCCTCGAAAATGGTCAAAATCTCCTAGAAAACATCGATCACCTCGTTCATGTTTCCGTCCTCCGTTATCCCCTAGGGGAAATGCCTCCCATCGGCAAAGTTACTCGCATTCTCGGTTCCACGGCCGAGGCCGCTGCCGACACGGATATCGTCTCCTGTAAACACGATCTACCCCATAATTTTCCGCCAGAAGCCCTAGAAATTGCCGATAATTTAGCGGATTTCTTCGATAGTGGCGAAAAAGAACAACTGCGAGATTTAACCCAACTCTTCACCTTTACCATCGAAGATGACACCCCCCTGGATTATCCCCCAATCATCGAAAATGCCTTTTCCTTGGAGAAAATCAACCAAAATCGCTGGCGAGTCGCCATTCATATCAGCGATGTAGTCCGTTACATTGAACGGGGTGGATTATTGGATAAAGTTGCCAAAAAACGGGGAACTGCCGTCTATTTAGGCGAAAAAGTGCTGCCATTAGTCCCGGCTGCCGTTACCAGTCGTTGTTCCCTGTCACCGCAAGAACAGCGCCCCGCTATCTCTATCCTCGTCACCCTCGATGACAAGGGTGATCTAATGGAGTACGAAATCACCCGCAGCCTCATCCAAGTGGATCAACATTTTACCTATCAACAGGTGCGCGATCTGCTCAGTGAAGAAGATAGCGAAGCTGCCCCCACTGATACCGTTGAAACCCTGAAAGATTTATTTTTTAGCGTTTGCCCCACCCTAAAATCCCAACGTCTGCAGCGGGGTAGTTTTGATATTCAATTAGACAAAATCTCTCCCTATAAAGACGAAGGACGGGGGGGGACTGTTCTCGCTTCTAATAATTTACCAGCCCGTTCTTTACTGACAGAAGTGGCAATTTTAGCCGGCAAAGTCGTCGCTGAACATTTGCAAGCTTTACACTTGCCCTGTATCTACTGCGGACAATCGGAACCGGATTGGGATGAATTGGAGGATTTACTCAAATTAGCCAATAATTTAGGGGCAGAATTAAATTTAACTGCCGAGGAGGAGATTAAACCCAATGACTATCAAAATCTCACCCGCACTTTTTCCGCTTCCTCATCGGTGAAAGTCCTCAATTATCTCCTGCAAGAAACTCTCAAATTAGTTAGATATAGCAGCCATCCTCTACCCCATTTTGGTTTGGCCTATCCTAGCAATTATACCCACTGTCTCTCCCCCCTGCAAAGATATGCCGATCTTTGGGTACAACGGGTGTTAAAACTCCTATTAACCGAGGGGAAAGATCGCCGCAGCAAAATCGTCAAAGTCGGGGTTAATTTGGGCAGTAATAGCTGTCATGGACAGATTAATTGGAATATTCTCCCAAGTCAAATTCAGGAGGAGTTAGAAGAAGAAAGTCACCTCATTGTTTCCCATCTCAATGATCGCTCAAAAATTGCTGAAGATGCCGAAAAAGACCTAGAAGGATTGAAAAAAGCTGAGAAAATGAAAGAAAGAATGGGTCAAGTTTTTCGCGGCTTAATTACCGGTGTACAATCCTATGGTTTCTTCGTGGAAATTTCCGATTTATTAGTGGAAGGATTGGTTCATGTTTCTTCTCTCAAGGATGACTGGTACGAATATCGCGCCCGTCATAGCTGTTTGGTAGGACGGAAAAATCGCGTCGCCTATCGTCTCGGTGATGAGGTAGAAGTGGAGGTAAAAGATGTAGACTATTATCGTCAGCAAATCGATCTAGTTACGGTTAGCGGTGGCAGTTCAGCAAGTTATGACGACTTAGAAGAAGATTAA
- a CDS encoding MgPME-cyclase complex family protein, which yields MTTYYYLVASQKFLEEEAIEKEVLKERIRNYQEKGQEIDFWLIANPAFLDTPAFADIKKKTPQPAAAIVSLNQQFITWLKLRLEYVITGQFEAPSDTIPEPLK from the coding sequence ATGACAACTTATTATTATTTGGTAGCCAGTCAAAAGTTTTTAGAAGAAGAAGCGATCGAAAAGGAAGTTTTGAAGGAAAGAATCAGGAATTATCAAGAAAAAGGTCAAGAAATTGATTTTTGGTTAATTGCCAATCCAGCTTTTTTAGATACTCCCGCTTTTGCCGATATCAAAAAGAAAACTCCCCAACCGGCAGCGGCGATTGTTTCTCTCAATCAACAGTTTATTACTTGGCTAAAATTGCGTCTAGAATACGTTATTACAGGACAGTTTGAGGCTCCTTCCGATACTATTCCCGAACCGTTAAAATAA
- a CDS encoding cation:proton antiporter, whose translation MNTLTIAWISLPFLIGFIIYLLPRLDKYLALAATIISLAYSLLLFSQSSPITLNLLDNYGVRLVADQLSAYFILTNALVTMAVIFYNWESSKTAFFYAQAIILHGSINSVFVCEDFISVYVALEVISIAAFLVIAYPRSDRSLWVALRYLFISNVAMLFYLIGAVLVYKANNSFAFAGLKDAPPEALALIFMGLLVKGGIFVSGLWLPMTHSESETSVSALMSGVVVKAGIFPLLRCALILDDLDVLIRIFGVLTAIFGVSYAVFEKDSKRMLAFHTISQLGFILAAPVVSGFYTLTHGLVKSCLFLLAGVLPSRNFKELQQQSLPNSLWIALVVASFSISGFPLLSGFGAKALTMKNLVPWQEIMINLVAVGTAISFAKFIFLPHAGGESKQKLTIGFWTAIILLLAALFLSNAVYVEAYNLPNIIKALAVIGAGWWLYLGVFKKLSLKLSRAWEQFDNLVGMMSIMLVLLFWMVLA comes from the coding sequence ATGAATACTTTAACGATCGCCTGGATAAGTTTACCCTTTTTGATCGGCTTTATCATCTATTTATTGCCGCGATTAGACAAATATCTGGCTCTCGCCGCCACTATTATCTCTCTCGCCTATTCTCTCCTTCTATTTAGCCAATCCTCCCCCATAACCCTTAACCTACTAGATAATTATGGCGTGAGACTGGTAGCCGATCAGTTAAGTGCCTATTTTATCCTCACTAATGCCCTGGTGACGATGGCAGTTATTTTTTATAACTGGGAAAGTAGCAAAACCGCTTTTTTTTACGCCCAAGCTATCATTCTCCACGGCAGCATTAATTCTGTCTTCGTCTGTGAGGATTTTATTAGCGTTTACGTTGCCCTAGAAGTAATTAGTATTGCCGCTTTTCTGGTGATTGCCTACCCTCGCAGCGATCGCTCTCTCTGGGTTGCCCTGCGTTATCTGTTTATCAGCAATGTGGCGATGTTATTTTACCTTATTGGCGCAGTTTTAGTCTATAAAGCCAATAATTCCTTTGCTTTTGCTGGTTTAAAGGACGCACCTCCCGAAGCCTTGGCTTTAATCTTCATGGGATTATTAGTCAAAGGGGGAATCTTTGTCTCGGGATTATGGCTACCGATGACACACTCGGAATCGGAAACCTCCGTCTCGGCGCTGATGTCGGGGGTGGTGGTAAAAGCTGGCATTTTTCCCCTCCTGCGCTGTGCTTTAATCCTAGACGATTTGGATGTCCTAATTCGGATTTTCGGGGTGCTAACGGCGATTTTTGGCGTGTCATACGCAGTGTTTGAAAAGGATAGCAAGCGGATGTTAGCCTTCCATACTATTTCCCAGTTAGGTTTTATTTTAGCGGCTCCGGTAGTCAGTGGTTTTTATACCCTTACCCACGGTTTAGTTAAATCTTGCCTATTTCTGTTAGCGGGAGTTTTACCCAGTCGCAATTTTAAAGAATTACAGCAACAATCGCTCCCTAATTCTCTCTGGATTGCCCTAGTGGTTGCTAGTTTTTCTATCTCCGGATTCCCCCTATTATCTGGTTTTGGTGCGAAAGCGTTAACGATGAAAAATTTAGTCCCCTGGCAAGAGATTATGATCAATCTTGTGGCGGTTGGGACGGCGATTTCCTTTGCTAAATTTATCTTTTTACCCCACGCGGGTGGCGAAAGTAAACAGAAGTTAACTATCGGTTTCTGGACAGCAATAATTCTGCTCCTTGCCGCCCTATTTTTATCCAATGCCGTCTATGTTGAAGCTTATAATCTACCCAATATTATCAAAGCTTTAGCCGTCATCGGTGCGGGGTGGTGGTTATATCTGGGAGTTTTCAAAAAGTTATCCCTAAAATTATCA
- the fbp gene encoding class 1 fructose-bisphosphatase — protein MVSNIPFSIPEHSLDRDCTTLSRHVLQQLQSFSPDAQDLSAIMSRIALAGKLIARRLSKAGLMADVLGFTGETNVQGESVKKMDVFANEVFISVFKQSGLVCRLASEEMDKPYYIPENCPIGRYTLLYDPIDGSSNVDINLNVGSIFAIRQQEGNDLDGEARDLLQNGRQQIAAGYILYGPSTILVYSIGRGVHAFVLDPSLGEFILAQENIIIPDHGPIYSTNEGNFWQWDEAIRDYTRYVHRHDGYTARYSGALVGDIHRILMQGGVFLYPGTVKNPQGKLRLIYETAPLAFLIEQAGGKASDGVTNLLDIVPDKLHYRTPLVIGSVEDVKLVESFIADRRHRDRV, from the coding sequence ATGGTTAGCAATATTCCCTTTTCTATCCCCGAACATAGCCTCGATCGAGATTGTACCACCCTCTCCCGTCACGTCCTGCAACAACTACAAAGTTTTTCCCCCGACGCGCAGGATTTAAGCGCAATTATGAGTCGAATTGCCCTAGCGGGAAAATTAATTGCCCGTCGTCTCAGTAAAGCGGGATTAATGGCGGATGTGCTAGGTTTTACCGGAGAAACCAACGTCCAAGGGGAATCGGTCAAGAAAATGGACGTTTTTGCCAATGAAGTATTTATCTCGGTTTTTAAGCAAAGTGGTTTAGTTTGCCGTCTTGCTTCCGAGGAAATGGATAAACCCTATTATATCCCGGAAAACTGTCCCATCGGTCGCTATACCCTACTCTACGACCCGATCGATGGTTCTTCCAATGTGGATATTAACCTAAATGTGGGTTCGATTTTTGCCATCCGTCAACAGGAAGGCAATGATTTAGACGGAGAGGCGCGGGATTTACTGCAAAATGGTCGTCAACAAATCGCCGCCGGTTATATTCTCTACGGACCCTCGACTATTTTAGTTTACTCGATCGGTCGCGGTGTTCATGCCTTTGTCCTTGACCCCAGTCTAGGGGAATTTATCCTCGCCCAAGAGAATATTATTATCCCCGACCATGGCCCGATTTATAGTACCAATGAGGGCAATTTTTGGCAGTGGGATGAGGCAATTCGCGACTATACTCGTTATGTTCACCGTCATGATGGTTACACGGCCCGTTACAGTGGGGCATTAGTGGGAGATATCCATCGAATTTTAATGCAGGGAGGCGTTTTTCTCTATCCTGGTACTGTTAAAAATCCCCAGGGAAAATTGCGCTTAATTTATGAAACTGCCCCCCTTGCTTTTTTAATTGAACAGGCAGGAGGTAAAGCTAGTGATGGGGTGACAAATCTTTTAGATATCGTTCCCGATAAATTACACTACCGCACACCTTTAGTGATCGGTAGTGTCGAAGATGTTAAATTGGTAGAGTCTTTTATCGCTGATCGTCGTCATCGCGATCGAGTTTAA
- a CDS encoding YbaB/EbfC family nucleoid-associated protein yields MAQGQGFGFGLGKIKELQDAFQKAQQVQQGAKVLQEELETMEIPGQSENGLVTVYLSGNQEPRGIEIDPALLSQEPEIVAESILEAMKAAYTASTETMRAKMEELTSGLNIPSM; encoded by the coding sequence ATGGCACAAGGACAAGGATTCGGATTCGGTCTCGGTAAGATTAAAGAACTACAAGACGCTTTCCAAAAAGCGCAACAGGTGCAACAAGGGGCGAAAGTTCTGCAAGAAGAACTGGAAACTATGGAAATTCCTGGCCAGAGTGAAAATGGCTTGGTGACAGTCTATCTCAGTGGCAACCAAGAACCCCGGGGTATTGAAATCGATCCTGCTCTCCTCTCCCAAGAACCGGAGATTGTGGCCGAGTCTATTCTAGAAGCCATGAAGGCCGCCTATACTGCTTCTACGGAAACCATGCGCGCCAAAATGGAAGAACTGACCAGTGGTTTAAATATCCCCAGTATGTAA
- a CDS encoding acyltransferase family protein — protein sequence MGYFSMKRIVGLDSLRAMAALWVMIGHGAVPPITAGHDESSFFPWALNGIYGGSFSGPAAVIVFFVISGFCVHYPYSCHKKFNLGEFFVRRYLRILLPMAAAILIIRAVGYIPWDSPRLLSGIPGWSLVAELIYYSLYPLLVIIGQRVKWINLFYITFIIGIFFAFTVPINNINYPAWGYRGDWILGLPCWLLGILLAESLKNPLPNPTSSSIWTWRIGAIILGSITRNLAFQRIIGNHLTLNFFAIYVFFWLLREVSYYNKQENKPLAFLEWAGLWSYSLFLIHPLAFYLFKSMQLPSFGYMVDWFLKFNFVLLLSIAFYFAVEKPSHLLSRRIGQMLTISPSQS from the coding sequence GTGGGTTATTTTTCCATGAAGCGGATTGTCGGTTTAGATTCACTAAGAGCTATGGCTGCCCTCTGGGTAATGATAGGCCATGGTGCTGTACCACCAATTACTGCTGGCCATGATGAATCTTCGTTTTTTCCTTGGGCTTTGAATGGAATATACGGAGGCTCTTTTAGCGGTCCGGCTGCTGTTATTGTATTTTTCGTTATTTCTGGGTTTTGCGTACATTATCCATATTCCTGCCACAAAAAATTTAACTTGGGTGAATTTTTTGTGAGACGTTATCTAAGAATTCTGCTACCTATGGCTGCGGCAATTTTAATTATTCGAGCAGTAGGATATATTCCTTGGGATAGTCCGAGGCTTCTTTCAGGCATTCCTGGATGGTCTCTAGTGGCTGAATTGATCTACTATTCCTTGTACCCTCTTTTGGTTATTATTGGGCAACGGGTTAAATGGATTAATTTATTTTATATAACCTTTATCATCGGTATTTTCTTTGCCTTCACAGTTCCTATCAATAATATAAATTATCCAGCCTGGGGCTACCGAGGGGACTGGATTCTTGGATTACCCTGTTGGCTCTTGGGCATTTTGCTGGCGGAATCTTTGAAAAATCCACTGCCTAACCCGACTTCTTCTAGTATTTGGACTTGGAGAATAGGAGCGATTATTCTAGGTTCTATTACCCGTAATTTGGCTTTTCAAAGGATTATTGGTAATCATCTGACACTAAATTTCTTCGCTATATACGTTTTCTTTTGGCTATTGCGTGAAGTCAGTTATTACAATAAACAAGAGAATAAACCTCTAGCTTTTTTAGAATGGGCTGGACTATGGAGTTATTCTCTTTTTCTTATTCATCCTCTGGCTTTTTATCTATTCAAGTCCATGCAATTACCTAGTTTTGGTTATATGGTCGATTGGTTTCTGAAATTTAACTTTGTACTCCTTCTGAGCATTGCCTTTTATTTTGCTGTGGAAAAACCATCTCATCTGCTTTCCAGAAGGATTGGTCAAATGCTCACTATTAGTCCATCTCAATCTTAA